The following is a genomic window from Flavobacterium sp..
GACCGAAACGCTAAAAAGAGCATTATCTGGAGCCGTTTATGTACTTTTATTATTAGGCTGCATTTCTTATTCTAGAGAGGGTTTAGCAATTCTTTTTGGTGTGTTTCTTCTCATAGGTGTATACGAGTTTTGCAAAATGGCTGAATTAAATTTCTACGTAAGCCTACCTATTGCAGCAGCAGCCTATTATTTCTTATGGAATAAAAACGCTGATATCAATTTAAATACTGTTTTAACCACAATATCAATTCTAATTTCCATAAAATTAGTCTTGTATTTATTCAATGCAAACAAAACATCCTTTAATATTTACACAAAATATTTCTTATTGTTTGGATACGTTATACTTCCTTTCATTTTAGCAAATTATGTGGCAATGGGTGTAAAAGGATACAATCCAAAAATTTTAATTTCGATTATTGTATTAATTTGGACCAACGATACTTTTGCTTATTTGGTTGGGAAAAACATTGGTAAAAACAAACTTTTCCCAAGTGTTTCTCCTAAAAAAACGATTGAAGGTTTTGTAGGCGGATTACTATTTACAATTATTGGCGGCGCATTATTAGCCCAATATTACATCATGGCATCAAATTTATATATTTGGATTGTTATTGCTGCTATAGTGAGTATTTTTAGCACTTTAGGCGACTTAATCGAATCAAAATTAAAACGTGTTGCCGGAATTAAAGATACCGGAAATATAATGCCCGGTCACGGAGGTATTCTAGATCGACTAGATAGTATTATATTTGTCATTCCATTTATTAATTTATTTTATTTAATTTTATACTATGTTTCATAAAGAAGGTTCAAAAATTATTTTAATTACCCTACTTTTAGTTGTGGGTATTATTTTTTCAGCAGATTATTTCTTAAAAGATATTAGCTGGTTAAGAACTGTGGCATTTTTATTTGCTCTAGTAATATTAGTGCTCGTATTACAATTTTTTAGAAATCCTACACGAGTTGCCGACAATAGCGACAATCATATCTTAGCTCCAGTAGATGGAAAAGTAGTTGTTATTGAAGAAGTTTACGAACCTGAATATTTCAAAGACAAACGTTTGATGGTATCAATTTTTATGTCACCAATAAACGTTCATGTTACCCGTTATTGTGTAAACGGAATTGTAAAATACAGCAAATATCACCCAGGTAAATATCTAGTTGCTTGGCATCCGAAAGCTAGTGAAGAAAATGAAAGAACTACTGTTGTTATCAATAATAGAATTTATGGAGAAATCATGTATCGTCAAATTGCGGGTGCATTAGCAAGACGTATTGTTAATTATGCGCAAGAAGGTATGAGAGTGGTTCAAGGAAAAGATGCCGGATTCATTAAATTTGGTTCAAGAGTAGATATTTATTTACCATTAGGAACAGAAATCAATGTTAAATTAGGCGAAAAAGCTATCGGAAACAAAACCGTTATTAGTAAAAAAGCATAAAAATGAACGAAAAGGATATTAATACGTTATTTGACGAAGCATTTGCTAACGCACAATTGATTCCGCAAGAATCTGTGCCACAGGACATGCAATTAATATTGTATGGTTTATATAAACAAGCTACCTCAGAAACTACAAACCCTTTATTGTTTCAAAATCCACAAGATATTCGAAATGCATTCAAATTAAATGCTTGGATGCAAGTCAAACATCTAAAACCAGATGATGCTAAAGCTGAATACATTAATATCATCAACAAACTGCTGAAAGAACGTAATTTATAATACGTATTACCACAATGAAAAAGTCACTATTGATTTGGGCTTGCATCACATTTATGATGACGAGCTGCAAAAAGGAAAACGAATTAGAAGAAGTTAAAATTCCAGATCCTGAAGTAGAAACTAAAATTTCGGCCTTGGGAAATCCTGCAGATGTAAAGATTACCGAAGGTGGTATTTTTCAAATGAAAGGACTAAAATATGCATATGATGATTTGGAACCACACATCGATGGTCGTACCATGGAAATTCATTATTCTAAACATCATTTGGGTTACGCAAATAAATTAAATAAGGCAGTAATTGGTACTGATTTAGAATTAAAAACCGTTGAAGAAATTCTTAAGAACTTAGACGCAAACAATAAAGAAATCCGAAACAACGCAGGTGGTTATTACAACCATAATTTATTTTTCGAAATTTTAAATCCAAAAGGGGGTGGTACTCCAACTGGCGCACTTGCCGAAGCCATTACCGCAGAATTAGGTTCATTTGACAACTTACAAAAACAATTAACCGATGCCGCCGCAGGACAATTTGGAAGTGGCTGGGCTTGGCTAGTAGTTACAAGAGATGGGAAATTAGCCGTAACTAGCACCGCCAACCAAGACAACCCATTAATGCCAAACGCAGAGGTAAGAGGTACGCCTATCTTAGCAATTGACGTTTGGGAACACGCCTACTACTTAAATTACCAAAACAAACGCAACGAATATTTAACCGCTATTTTCAACGTAATCGATTGGAATGTAGTGAATATTAAATACGAAACGGCGATTAGTAAGATTTAATTGGTAGATTATTTTTGAAAAAGTAAAACTGATTTTATCATGCATATATAACCAAAATTGGTTAGCTGTTGTATGATAGTGTCACATATATAAATGAGTTATGCGATAGTAGTTATGAGCGTACCAAAAAATCATCATATAATCTCAAAAGTTCATATTAAGAATTTTTTCAACAAAAGTGAAGGTAAAATCTATATCTATGATAAATTTGAAAAAAATATATTCTTTAAAACTACGTTGAAATCTCTTTTTAGTGAACAATACTCCAATTCAAGATTTTCAGATGGGGAAATTGATCACGAAACATTAGAAAAAGAGTTAAATGATTTTTTTGAAAAAGACTTTGCAAAAAACGTTTCAATAGTTCAACAATTTATTTCGAATAACAATCAAAATGAAGAAATAATTAATGCTTTACTATATTTCGTTAAATATGGTATTATTGCAGAAATGCGTACACCAAAGCATAAAAAAGAAATGGATGAAGCCATTTTTGGGTCATTAAAAGGTTTAAGCGAAATGTTTGCACCAGAATTAAAAGCTGATTTTGAAAAATCAATAGAATTTCAAAACCATGTAAAATATAGCAATTTGATAAGCTACTTAGAAATTGCTGATGAAGTTTTGGAAAAGATGGGAGATTTGAGATACGAAATTTTAGTTGCAGATAAATTTAATTATTTTTTTATTCCAGATTTTGGAGCAGCAACTCAAAGAGATAAAATAAACGAATACTTCAATCCAGAAATAAAAGAGATTGCTTATGTCGGTTTAGCCTTAACAAGTAAAATTTTTATTAATTTTTTTTCAACAAAACTATATAAAAACAAACCTTTACCATCATCGACAATAATTCATTGCGACTTCAATACTGTAGAATACTACAACCGTCTAAATCTTAGATACTGTCAATGCAAAGTGGCGTCTGAAAATCAAGAATATTTGAAAGACTTTGTTAGAAGAAATTCTACCATCTCATAACAGACCTAATTATTGCACAACTAGCATTTTCTCAAAACAATCTACAAAAACATGAAAATTCACTTGCTATTAATAGCGTCACACTCGTGAAAACAAGCTAAATTTATAAAACCCAATGGTCACGAGCATGATGTTCGCGCCAGCCTATAAAAAAATCCCAATCTTTCGATTGGGATTTTTAGTATTACTTCGTTAAGTACATTTTTCTTCTCGCGTATAAATCATAGAATTGATCATCTTTTAAATCATCTATGAATAAGATGCTTTCTCCGGTTGATTTCATTTCTGGTCCTAATGCTTTGTTTACATTCGGGAATTTACTGAAAGAGAAAACGGGCTGCTTAATCGCATATCCTTTTAATTGTGGATTGAAAGTAAAATCAGTTACTTTATTATGACCTAACATTACTTTAGTTGCATAATTTACATACGGTTCGCCATACGCTTTTGCAATAAATGGCACCGTACGAGAAGCTCTTGGATTCGCTTCAATAATATACACTGTATCG
Proteins encoded in this region:
- a CDS encoding phosphatidate cytidylyltransferase; this translates as MTETLKRALSGAVYVLLLLGCISYSREGLAILFGVFLLIGVYEFCKMAELNFYVSLPIAAAAYYFLWNKNADINLNTVLTTISILISIKLVLYLFNANKTSFNIYTKYFLLFGYVILPFILANYVAMGVKGYNPKILISIIVLIWTNDTFAYLVGKNIGKNKLFPSVSPKKTIEGFVGGLLFTIIGGALLAQYYIMASNLYIWIVIAAIVSIFSTLGDLIESKLKRVAGIKDTGNIMPGHGGILDRLDSIIFVIPFINLFYLILYYVS
- a CDS encoding phosphatidylserine decarboxylase family protein, coding for MFHKEGSKIILITLLLVVGIIFSADYFLKDISWLRTVAFLFALVILVLVLQFFRNPTRVADNSDNHILAPVDGKVVVIEEVYEPEYFKDKRLMVSIFMSPINVHVTRYCVNGIVKYSKYHPGKYLVAWHPKASEENERTTVVINNRIYGEIMYRQIAGALARRIVNYAQEGMRVVQGKDAGFIKFGSRVDIYLPLGTEINVKLGEKAIGNKTVISKKA
- a CDS encoding acyl-CoA-binding protein, whose translation is MNEKDINTLFDEAFANAQLIPQESVPQDMQLILYGLYKQATSETTNPLLFQNPQDIRNAFKLNAWMQVKHLKPDDAKAEYINIINKLLKERNL
- a CDS encoding superoxide dismutase; translated protein: MKKSLLIWACITFMMTSCKKENELEEVKIPDPEVETKISALGNPADVKITEGGIFQMKGLKYAYDDLEPHIDGRTMEIHYSKHHLGYANKLNKAVIGTDLELKTVEEILKNLDANNKEIRNNAGGYYNHNLFFEILNPKGGGTPTGALAEAITAELGSFDNLQKQLTDAAAGQFGSGWAWLVVTRDGKLAVTSTANQDNPLMPNAEVRGTPILAIDVWEHAYYLNYQNKRNEYLTAIFNVIDWNVVNIKYETAISKI
- a CDS encoding DUF4238 domain-containing protein, whose product is MSVPKNHHIISKVHIKNFFNKSEGKIYIYDKFEKNIFFKTTLKSLFSEQYSNSRFSDGEIDHETLEKELNDFFEKDFAKNVSIVQQFISNNNQNEEIINALLYFVKYGIIAEMRTPKHKKEMDEAIFGSLKGLSEMFAPELKADFEKSIEFQNHVKYSNLISYLEIADEVLEKMGDLRYEILVADKFNYFFIPDFGAATQRDKINEYFNPEIKEIAYVGLALTSKIFINFFSTKLYKNKPLPSSTIIHCDFNTVEYYNRLNLRYCQCKVASENQEYLKDFVRRNSTIS